A single genomic interval of Alteromonas sp. CI.11.F.A3 harbors:
- a CDS encoding YceI family protein: MKKLTLAIVTAIALNSALSSAHAADYIIDSKGAHASVNFKIQHLGYSWLTGRFNDFKGTFSYDENNPAAASVSVTIETDSVDSNHSERDKHLRGDDFLNADDFPEAKFVSTNVTDKGNGMLDITGNLTLHGVTKPVTIEAKKIGEGSDPWGGYRAGFSGTTTIALKDYGIDYDLGPASQTVELSLHVEGVKQ, encoded by the coding sequence ATGAAGAAGTTAACACTTGCAATCGTGACGGCCATAGCACTAAATTCAGCGCTAAGTTCAGCTCACGCCGCTGATTATATTATTGACTCAAAAGGTGCTCATGCATCTGTTAATTTCAAAATTCAGCATTTAGGTTACTCATGGCTAACAGGACGCTTTAACGACTTTAAAGGCACCTTTAGCTACGATGAAAATAACCCTGCTGCGGCGTCTGTATCGGTGACTATCGAAACCGATAGCGTAGACTCAAACCATTCAGAACGAGATAAGCATTTAAGAGGCGACGACTTTTTGAATGCAGATGATTTCCCAGAAGCCAAATTCGTTAGCACTAACGTGACTGACAAAGGCAACGGCATGTTAGACATTACGGGTAACCTTACGCTGCATGGTGTGACTAAACCCGTTACTATAGAAGCTAAAAAGATTGGTGAAGGTAGCGATCCATGGGGTGGCTATCGTGCTGGCTTTTCAGGCACCACCACTATTGCCTTAAAAGACTATGGTATTGACTACGACTTAGGCCCAGCCTCACAAACTGTTGAGCTTTCACTTCACGTTGAAGGTGTTAAACAGTAA